CGTCGCTCGTCTCTGCAGCATCGACGGCGTCGACGGCTGCCGGCGTTGTGGCATCGTACGTTTCTTCGTAATCTGTAATCCGTGTCGTGAGCGTGCGGACGTGCTCTTGGAGTTCATCGATGGTGTGCTCGGCAGCGAGCTGATTGATGCGCCGCCACTGGAAGTATGCATCATTGCGCTCGTAAGTCGTCGGATGGCCATCGTGGTGCGTGACGATCCCGAGGTCACTGAACCAGCCCAGATATTTTCGGGCTGTCTTCGGGTCGCATTCGGCCTGCTCTGCGATGGCGCTCGCCGTTGCAGGCTCGCGGGTCTGAAGGATTGTCCCGTAGATGCGCTGTTCGACATCATCGTCACGAAACGCATTCTCAAAGGAT
Above is a genomic segment from Natronorubrum aibiense containing:
- a CDS encoding DUF7342 family protein, with translation MSNTESPDGPPSFENAFRDDDVEQRIYGTILQTREPATASAIAEQAECDPKTARKYLGWFSDLGIVTHHDGHPTTYERNDAYFQWRRINQLAAEHTIDELQEHVRTLTTRITDYEETYDATTPAAVDAVDAAETSDERTIDDVYSDLADWATARDERKRYERARQQRAGAETDQASG